TTTTTCTCTTCTATGGCCTCTGTCTGGGGGATGTTCTGTACGGGGCTATTCAGATAGGGATCTGCCTTTACTTTATGCGCAAGTACAAGCAGTCAACGGGTGTCCACAACTTCATGATGGTGTTCCTCTATGGCGGGGTTGCAGCAATGGTGGGGGGTGCGCTGACCGGGAGCTGGGGAGGAGACCTTATCTCGGAGACGTACCTTGGGAAGGGAAACGCAATCGCGAGGTTCGCCACCTCCCTTCGGATCATTGACCCTCTTCAGGCCGCGTTCCAGTTCCTCGTAATCGTCTGGATCATCGGCGCGTTGAACCAGTTCTATGCAGTCGGCCTGGCTATCTACAAGGCGGTGCGGAGAAGGGACTATGCTTCCATTGTCTATGATTGTGTCGGCTGGCTGCTGTTTCTCCCAGCCATCTCAGCGCTGTTGTTCATAGGGACCAAGTGGGGTATTGGATTCAGGTACGGATACCTCATCGCCTTGGCGACAGGAGCTGTGCTTCTCTTTCTTGGGGGAGCACGCCAGGGCAAAGGCGTGGGCAAGGTGTTGATGGGTCTCGTGAACCTCTACGGTATCCAGAGTTCCTATGGCGCCGGTTCGTTTCTGGGCGATGTCCTCTCGTACTCGCGCCTGCTTGCGTTGGGACTCACCACCTCGATGCTCGGGTCGGCCTTCAACATGATTGGATCTCTCGTGAAGATCCCTGTCGTTGGCGTGCTTCTGGGTGGTGTGGTGCTCTTGTTTGGACACTTGCTGAACTACTTCATGGGTACAATGGGTGCGTTCATCCATTCTGCTCGTCTCATTCTGCTCGAGTTCTTTGGACGGTTCTACGAGGGCGGAGCACCTCGGTTCCATCGTTTTGGGTTCTGGTCGGAAGTTGTCAAGATTGTCGACACATCGACTGTTCGGGAAAAATAGGAGGTACATCATGGGTATTGAAGCGTTGTGGTCAATTCTTGTCGGAGGTCTCGTAACGGCGCTCAGTGCTGTCGGGGCGGCGTTCGCCTTCAAACTCTCGAACACGCCGATGACATCGCTGAGTTCACTCTGGATATTCATGGGAGCAGCTTTTGTCATCAGTCTCGGTAGCCTTGGCTCTGCCATGGGAATTCGTATCAGTGGGTCTCAGGCGGCAGGAATACTCTCCGAGAAGCCGGAGCTTTTTGGCAAGATGTTTGTCATGATGGCTCTTCCGGGCACGCAGGGATTCTATGCTTTCGTCTATGGAATCATGATGATTGTACTATCTGGAGTTCTCAACAAGGGAGCGATCATCTCCAACGCGAAAGGTCTTGCGATGATGGCGGTCGGGATCGGTGTCGGCTCTGTCGAGTGGTTGTCCGCCATTGCTCAGGGACAGGCCGCCGCCGCCGCGGAGAGCCTCACTGCGCGTCAGCCCAGCAGTTTTGGCCAGGCCATCCTCATTCCTGCTCTGGTCGAGACCTATGCCGTCATAGCTCTGGTTTCCGGCATTCTGCTCTTGCTCTGGATCACCCAGGCAGCTTTCTAGGACGTCTTGCACATGGGAACCGAGGAACTCAGAGCTGCGGTTCTCCAGGAGGCGACTGCGGAGGCGACCGCCCTCATCGAGGCCGCCACTGTCCAGGCTTCACAACTTGTCGATAGTCAGAGGCGACAGCTGGAGGAACAGGCCAATATGCGGGTGGCGAAGCATCGCGCCATCCGGGACCGTGACATCGTGACCAAAGCTGCTGCGCTGAAGATCGAGTTGAGAAACGCCATCCTCAAGCGCAAGCAGGAACTGCTTGAAGGACTCTACCTGGAGCTCGAACAGAACGTCAGGAACGATGAGGCTCTCTATCGTGCGTATCTTAAGCGGGCTGTGGAGCAGATGGGACAAGAGCTGCCCCTCTCCATCGAGTGTCGACATCGGGATGAGTCCATCATCAGGGCATTGTTGCCCAAGCGTGAGGATGGGATGGATGTACGTATCGATGCTGTGCTCGCCGACGGCGATGGAGGTTTCATTGTCCACTTTGCCCAGGCGGAGCTTGACTTGACCCTGTCGGCAGCGTCCAGCGGCCTCCGAGAGGGCACGCTCGTTGAGGTCGCACAAGTCCTGTTTGGCGACAAGAAATGATCTCTCCGGTTGTCCCGCATCAGGCTGATTCGACCGACTATGCGTACGCCTCGGGCTCCTTTTCTGTCAGGCGAGGGTTGCTCCTTCCGGTTCAGGAGCTTCGGCGTGCATCGCTGACGGGCAAGGCCGAGTCTCTGCTGGCAGCTCTCAATCGCGGCGCCTACGCACCCATTGGGAGCGACATGTCGGCAGGTGAAGTTCTGGCGAGGGTCGAGAGCACGTGGCTGGCCTTTCTGGCACAAGCGACCCGTGATTTGCCGGAGACCTTCCTTCCATACCTGCTCGCAACCCTTGATGAGAAAGAATACGCGAAAGCCGGTCTGGCCGAAGCTCTTCTTGGTGGGGATGCCGGGGTATGCACTGATGAAACAAGCAGTGAGTACGCAGCATACTGTGCGCGCATCCAGATGGGGGGAAGTTCTCCTGGGCTGCTTGCCGAATCGGTTTTTGGAGTTTCGCTCTCAGAGGGGCTGAAAGCAGCGCAGGCAGGAGCTTCGGCTTCCGACGCCCAGACAGTGTTCGACTTCTCCTTCGAATCGACGCTGGAGGGTCTGGCAGCCATCTATGGACACCCTGCTGTTATGTCATACCTGGATGGCCTGCTGAAGCTCATGTTGGCCGGGCATGCACTGAAAATGAAGCTTCGCAGCGCATCCGGCGTTGGAGCACCTCTCGAGAGACTGTTGCCGTTTCTGAAGCCGGAGATACGTGTGTCGCTTGCGTTGATTGTGGAGCGCATCCAGGGTGTTTCGTGGGACATGCTCCAGCCGGCGGACCTTGTTCCAGAAGCGTCGGCATGGGTACTCGCCGTTGGACGGCGATACACTGCCGAGGAGCGGATGCAGATGCTTGAGGACGCCCTGGAGTCATGGCTTGTCGGACGCCCTGAAGCGACGGGATTTGAACCGTACGGAGTTGCGGTCGTCTTTGCCTTTCTGGTCGATTTCAGGCGAGAAGTCTGGTCACTACGGCGGTTTCTGAAAGCGGCAGCGTCCGGCGGGCTGCGT
This Coprothermobacter sp. DNA region includes the following protein-coding sequences:
- a CDS encoding permease, with amino-acid sequence MGIEALWSILVGGLVTALSAVGAAFAFKLSNTPMTSLSSLWIFMGAAFVISLGSLGSAMGIRISGSQAAGILSEKPELFGKMFVMMALPGTQGFYAFVYGIMMIVLSGVLNKGAIISNAKGLAMMAVGIGVGSVEWLSAIAQGQAAAAAESLTARQPSSFGQAILIPALVETYAVIALVSGILLLLWITQAAF